The nucleotide sequence TCTCCTAATTCTCACTCACTTGAACCTGTATTTCACGATTTTTCTTCTGGCCAACCTTCTAATTTTGAAGCAAATAATTTGAATCTGCTGCATCATTAAGTAATCCAAATAGCACATCTGATGCTAATGAACTTAGAAGATCATGTAGTCAAAGAAAACAGCCATCCTATTTGTAAGAGTATCATTGCATGCAGGTCAATGTTTCGGCTCAGCAATCTCCAACTTCCTTTGAAGTGAAGTATCCAATCTCTGACTATGTATCTTACAACACATTGTCAATAAGGCATAAATCTTTTTCAGCTGCTATATCCTCCACCACAAAACCAAGAAGTTATGAAGAGGCCATCCTCTATGATTGCTGGCGTAAGGTAATAAGTGCTGAATTGAAAGCTCTTGAGGAGAATAAAACATGGAAACTGACTTCTCTTCCTTTTGGAAAGAAGGCAATCAGTCGCAAATGGATTTTCAAGATAAGTTCAAACCCAATGGTGAGGTAGAACGCCACAAGGCAAGGCTCATTGTAAGAGGCTTCAATCAAACGGCAGGTTTTGACTACTTTGATACCTTTAGTCCAGTCATCAAACTCACTACTTTAATAATGCTTTTGGCTATTGCTGCTACTAAAGGATGGTATGTCCACCAGTTGGACGTCAATTCTGCTTTTTTTTCATGGAGATTTACCAGAAGAGGTGTATATGAAACCTCCATTAGGATTGGCAGTGCCAGCTGGTTCAGTTTGTAAGTTGGAAAAATCGTTATATGGCTTGAAACAGGCTAGTAGACAGTGGCATCAGAAGTTATGTTGTGTTCTCATTGAAGATGGATATACTCAATCAAAATCAGACAGTTGTTTGTTCACTAAACTATCTGATTCAGGCTTCACATGTATCCTTGTTTATGTGGACGACCTAGTTTTAGCAGGagataattgaaaagaaattgcaAGGATTAAACAGCTCTTggataacaaatttaaaattaagaatcTTGGcgaattaaaattttttcttgGTTTGGAAATTGCGAGAAGTCAGCAGGGCACTGCTATATAGCAACGCAAATATACACTTGACTTGCTTGATGAGTTTGGGTTGATGAATGCAAAACCAGCCTCCATGCCAATAGATTATACAACTCATATATCTAAATCTTCAGGAACTCCTATTGATGATGTTGCACCTTATAGACGGCTAATTGGACGTTTAATTTACCTCACCAATACACGGCCGAATATATGCTTCGCAGTTGGCAAGCTCAGTCAGTTTTTAGATTGTGCCACAATAAAACATTTCCAAGCCGCTTTGCATGTACTTCGATATCTTAAAGGTGCTCCGGCCAAGGGAGTGTTATTTTCTACCTCCAACAATCTCACACTTACTGCTTTCTCTGATTCAGATTGGGGAGCTTGTCCAGACACTAGACTTTCAGTATCTgaattttgtttctttcttggaaAGTCATTGATTTCTTGGCGAAATAAGAAGCAACAAATTGTCGCTCGTTCCTCGGCTGAAACTAAATATAGAGCCATGGCTCTTGCCACTTGGGAGGGAATGTGGCTCTCTTACTTGTTGAAAGACTTTAGAATACCTCTCTCTCGTCCTATTGTTATGTACTGTGACAATCAATCTGCTCTCCATTTCGCTGCTAATCCAGTCTTTCACGAAAGGACTAATCATATAGAGATTGACTGTCATACTATTCGTGATAGAGTTCAGGAAGGACTGATTAAGCTTCTTCCAGTTTTTTCAACAAATCAAATTGCTGATATCCTAACCAAGTCACTGTCACCTAAAAGTTTTTTTTCTTGTAATGACAAATTGGGTCTCATCAATTTTCATGTGCCCCAACTTGAGGGTAGATGTAATTAAGGTTATATATTAAATAGtattttatcttgttaattagATACTTCTTAGGTGCTCTAGTGTATATAGATGATTAGATAGAGTATGAACAGAATTTTGTCACAGGGCACAGGCCGACCGACGTGAAGAGCGAAGTCCCTGCTCTTCTCCGCCATTTCAGTTATCCACATGAGAATATTTACACAATATGGATTAAGCTTTTTATGCAATAAAAGAAGAAAGTATTTACTATTTACATATGAAGATTCAATTAATCATCATCTCatctataaatatattattaaatttaggtattttttaatttattctacaCATAATTTATTTAAACTCTTANNNNNNNNNNNNNNNNNNNNNNNNNNNNNNNNNNNNNNNNNNNNNNNNNNNNNNNNNNNNNNNNNNNNNNNNNNNNNNNNNNNNNNNNNNNNNNNNNNNNNNNNNNNNNNNNNNNNNNNNNNNNNNNNNNNNNNNNNNNNNNNNNNNNNNNNNNNNNNNNNNNNGTGAAGttattttaaatacttttgtCATTATCTCCAATTTCATTAGTCAATGCTCAAATCAGTTATAATTTATTTCAGGtactacttaaaagttaaaacaggATCTTAATATCTTATCAAttataacttttttttatgtGTAATCTTTTAAATAATAATGCAGAGCAAAAGCATAGCTTCAACCTAAGATCAACGATCTAAGATATATCCACCAAATTATGAAAACTAACTGAAATTGTTGAATTACATTAGGTTAGATGATATTGTCATTATTCTATATGTCGAATTATTTCTAaattataattgaaaattttCAACAGATAAACTCAATTTACCAAAAACTACTTCCGAATGAGGTTATAAATTAAGCAATAGTATATATAATTTAACTATGAGTAATTttagataactttttttttttcagcatAGTTAACTTTTTTAagattattttgtttattttaaattttatattcgaaatcataaacccttaaccctataTCATAAATTATAAATCCAAAAATGCAAAATTGATTAGTATTAGATAGCTAAAAATTTCAAtactttttcttattattatttatacTCACGCAATTAATTATGGTGGAAAAAAGTATAGCAAGGAGTTTAGAAGACCAACTTAAAATATTCCATTTCTggctaatatttattttttagccAACTTTTATAAATTTGCTCTAATAAATCATGAGAATGTCAAATTAAATTATGgcctaattctttttttttttggtgaaggCTAATAACAATAGCAAGTAGCAGTAACAGGAACAAGAGGATGGAatgagagaagatgaagaaaatgaACAACACAACAACAGTAGCAGCTTGCTTAATAATGATGGAAGTTGGAAGACCTCCAATTTCTTTGTGTTCTGACCCAACACTTTGGCTTTTGTATTTTTATTCCATTATGAACAAAAATCTCTTTCTTTagggaggaaaaaaaaaaagctagGATCATTTCTGTTCAATTCGCACAAGAACCATATGTGATATAAGCTCAATAATATAAATTCTATGCATTCCTCTGCAAACGAGGGAACTCTTAAGAGCTTTCTCAATCATGCTTAGGGTTCAACAAGCTTGTCAAAGTGTCTTAATGAGATCTATCGGTAACGTGGTTGAATTCATATACGACTCCGTCAACCAATAATGGACAATCGTATATAGTACGGAGggcgaaaataaataaaaagaagaaaaagaaatgaaaagaaaaaattagcTAAGTAGCATTGACAAAGAAATTCAAAAAACCGTATTAACTTTTTATATTGATGAAGTGGGATACAAAAAGACTCGAATCTTACTATGCGGTGTCACACAGGaatgaaagtaaaagaaaattaataaagGGGGCACGCTTATTAGAAATGAAGCACACAAATTTGGTTGGTACAAGAAACATGCAACATTGAAGGACACAGAATTGATGATGTTTTTGTAATCAATAGAGAGCAGGGTTGGCCAAAACGTAACCCTCAATAGCCTTGAAGAGAGCTTCACCCTTGGCCTTCCCCTTCTTCATGGCTTCCTCATCTGGCTTTGCATCTCCTTTCGAGTGGAACTTCACACTCAGCTTTCCAATGGATCCTCCGTTGGGTCCTTCAACCAGCTTTGTCTCAAATGTTATCTTCTCCGCCGTGGGAGGCAGAGCCACTCCTCCAACAACGCTGTAGTTGTATGCATAGTTAGCCTCATCTATTGCCTCCACCTTGTGCAAGATAAACTTGGTTTCTCCATCTGCATAtatatcatcattattattattacaattcACAATTATGATTATCTCATGGTGGAAACTCAGTTgcagtcgacttcatgtgaagttgatacctgtGAGCCGTtactctcaggtatcaacttcacttaaaatcgacttcacctgagtttttactttatcttatatatatatatatatagtatgttTACTGACCCTCGACAATGGTGAGTTTCTTGATGGTTCCAGGACCACCGTTTCCCTCAACGATTTCAACACTCTTGACGTCATCAATAATCTTAGGTGTGATGGAGTCGGCATCCTTCATAGCATTGTAAAGCTTGGCCGGAGGCACGGTGGAGGTGATTTCATCCTCGAATGTGAAGACAGCCATGATTGTTGAAGATAAAGAAGAGAATGTAAAGTAATTTAAGAGTGAGTGTGTGGTTGATGAAGAAGAGAGGAGCAGTGGCTTCTATTTATAGGCACTGCCCTGTGGGATGTGGTGGTGTCATCTCTTCTCTGCTCTTGTGTGCCCAAACAAACCACAATGTCAACATACCACAGCCTTTGTTGCTTCCTCCATTTCGCtaccaaaatttattattttttataatatttttaattattattttaatgtcTTTAATTTaacaatttaataatatatttttaatttatatttttaaatattattaactaattattaataaaaaataataaattctgctaacattttatttttctattacgTCAGTAATTCTCGTTAATCATACGTTATATTCAACGGCATGTAGTTAAcataaagaaagtaaaatagaaaaCTATTTAATCaagtatattttcttttttataaatgaaaaataaaaaatgaaactgTTAATCACTTAAACATATATACATTTTGAATTGAAAAACTTATTTCTCTTTAAGAAGAAACATATATTTTATTGGTTATTTGTTAAAATCGTTAGTAAAAGATATCGTATGTGCGTGattttggtttttaaaagattaaatATTTTAAGTTGGTCCCAAAAAGTCATGGTTTTAAAAATGAAACCAAAATGAGTCTTTTGACCAATTTAGctctataaaaaatatatttgcaTTAAATTATTGCTGGAAAATTAGTTAAATCGATTGCTAACCGGGGAACCGATTAAATTAGTAACCATTCACACGGTTTAACAAGttgattttttagaaaaaaaaaattaacgaatcaaattaattaaatactATTATCTAACTAACAAAATGAACAAtttaattttgtatatatattagGGCATAAATTTGAGACATATAATCTTTCAAAAACGAAATTAACGGATAATTTTTTAGTAAACATTTTGTCATTAATTCATATTTTATTTCATTAGTATTACATCCTCATTTTTCATTGTTTAAAGCAAATTAAACCTCATTACtttctacataaaaaaaaatNNNNNNNNNNNNNTCTTAacattataaatttaatttataaattattaaataaatctTTTCGTTACAATGATAAACCACAATTAAATATTTTGTGTAAAATTCTCATTTAGATCTTTTCTACATTGACGACTTCTTTTTTGAGTTTGTCAAATATTGCGATTTGGACGAATGGAAATTGAAAAAAGTTATAAGATTATCCATAAGTCGTTCAACGAAAGTGTACTGTTTACTATTAGTATTAAATGGTTCAAAGAAATTTAATAATGCAGTGTATTGCGGGCACAAAAGTTTTCAGACGCCCTTCTAGacccaaaattttaaattaaacacCCCCATATCTAAAACCTATTCTTTAAGTTTAACAGGAGTACTATCCTCTAATTCAACCTGATTATTTAATTCAACTAGAATTgcaaaattattctaaattataTTGGATCTTAACAAAAGGTCAAAACCACAAAATTGAATTGGATCTTAGAtcatcaaatatttaaaattgaTTTAATATAATCCAAATGAATAGTATTGAATAACTACTTTCGAAGAATATGATTCgggataaaattgaaatcaatcattaaaaatgaaattaagctaaaacaTAAATATTGAGAACAAAAATAGTATTTACTATTTATTCCGAAATGTTTGACTGAACTACTTGTAAAGATTGAGTTTGTAGTGGAAGAGATACAAGATCTAGAAAAAGACTTCGCCTTGTCGTACCTACAAGAATTTCTGATGACAAAATCAATAGGTATTTTAATGGAGAAGTCAAGAAGTTTTTTCCAATGGACATTGATCTGATATGTTTCTTTGACCCGAAGAAACTTTTTTTGGACTTGGGTTACCATGACTATAAGGCAATGTTTTGGTATGATCCGACTGCTACTGACCTGGAGTCTGGTCTTCACCCAGTTCAAGGAGACAAAGAGATTAGAGATCTTCAAAAGAATAAAATACTAAATGAGGACATTGATGAATTCTACATCTACTTTGACCATCCAATCATGGAAGATACAGAGTTTATTGATGATGATGGTGTTAGTGTTGAGGAGGTGGATGTGCAAGAGGCTAGTGTTGAGAATGATGGTGTTGACAATGATGCAGATGTTGAGAGTTCAGATAGTGATGATGGGTATGAGTCAACAGAAGATGCATTATACAAGCCCCACCTTCAGGATATGGTTTTTCGGATTCAAGTTCAAAGGAAGAGTCAGTTGGAGCTAGTAAGAAAGGAAAGAATAATGGGAAGAAGAAATCCAAAGTTAGTAAGTCTGTTAATGGGCCAGTTGGTAAGGGCAATGGCAAGCCAAAAAGGGCAGCCATTGGAAGAAAAGAGGTAGCTGGAGCATCTGTTCAGAGAAAGAGTCATGATGGGCCTGGCAGGCCCAGTAAGAGTGATTATAGGCCTGCTGAAAAAGATAAAGTAGTTAATGGGCCTTCTAGTGGCAACAAAAATAATGCTACACCTGCTAGTGCCAATGAGACTGCATCAAAGTCTAAAAAACCTACTACACTTGATGAAGAACTTGGTGTGGAGTTGTTACCTGAGTCAGACATTGAATTTGAGTATGAGTCTGAATAATTTTTGACCCTGGAAGACTCAAGTGATGATGGAGGAAATGGGTTTGATTGGCCTCAATTTAATCCAAGTGCAGAATTTGGGGAGGTCCAATTTCAGCTGAACATGGAGTTTGAGTCACTTGAACAATTTAAGCAGGCTCTGAAGGACTTTACCATATCAGAGGGTAGGAGGATATTTTACATGAAGAATGATAAGAGAAGGGTTAGAGCTGCTTGTATACATGGAGGCTTCATGCCTGGAAAAGAAGTGCAAAAAGCCAAGGCAAAGGCAAGAAAAGCAGCTAAGGAAAAGGCAAAGTTAGAGGCTGCTAAAGAAGCTAATGAAAGCGACAAAGCTAAAGGGGTGGTGGCAACGAATGAGGCTCTTCCTGAAGGTGAGAAAAACAATGAGGGAGCTACAACCAATGAGGTAGAAGCACAAGCTAATGCAGCAAACAATGAAAAATGTGGAAATGAAGGTGAGAAAAATGGTGAAACAGAGAAGCATGACTGTCCCTGACTTATATACTGTGCAAAGAACTCACGGTCAGGTGGATACCAAATAAAGACCTACAACCCCACTCACACCTGTGGAAGAGAGTTTGGCAGCAATATGGCAGATCAACATTGGGTAGCAAAGAAGCTAGAAAAAAGATTGTTGAGTCAACCACGGTTGACACATGCAGAGGCATGGGATCACATAAAGGTTGATTACAATGTGATACTCAGTGATAAAATGCTGTACAGAGGACTTTGGATGGCCAAGGAAAAGTATATTGGTAACGAGAAGGCGCAATATGGCAAGCTATGTGATTATCTGAATGAGATACACAGGTAAGAGGTTATTTCAAAGTGTAACATTTCCTGAGATTTCAATAATTTGATAACATGGACATATGAAGAATAATATTTTTTACATTTTATGTTAATTCTTGTTTGAGAAAAATAACTTGCTGTGATATCATAATACATTAGAATATTGTTAGTGATCTTAGTGAATTCTGGTTTAATATTGCCGTGATATCATACTAAGATATATGTTTACACAGGAGCAATGAAGGTTCATTTGCACTGTTGGCAGTGGAGCCTATACCTCAATATCCTCCATTATTTGATAAATTATATATTTGCTTAGACGCCTGTAAAAATGGGTTCAAGGTTGGATGTCGCCCCTTGATAGGTTTAGATGGATGCTTCCTGAAGGGTTTTTATGGGGGACAATTATTGTCAGCTATAGGACAAGACGCGAACAATCATTTTTATGTGATTGCGTATGCAGTAGTTGACAGTGAGACAAAGGCAAGTTGGAAATGGTTTCTGGAGTTGTTACAAGATAATTCTGGGCAATGCACTGCCGATGGTTGGAACTTCATCAGCGATCAACAGAATGTATCCCTAAATATGTCTTAGTGTTTGTTATGTTAACTAACTAAATGCATTGTATTCTTGATGGTTTAATGACTGTTAGCTATGTTTTTTATTATCATAACAAGCATTTTAATGCATATTATTTTCTGGTCTGTTTGAACTGTAATGCAGGGTCTTTTGCCAGCACTAAAGGAGGTTATGCCTAACGCCCATCACAGAAACTGTGTTAGGCACATTTGGAAGAATTTCACAAACAAATACAAGGATACACAACTTAAGAATGTGGTCTGGGCTTGTTCCAAAAGTTCAACCGTTGCAGAGTTTAATGATAACATGCAAAGGCTGAAGAGAATGAATGAGGACGCATGGGTTTACCTTGCAAAATTAGATCCAAGATGCTGGACTAAGTCAAAATTCAGCCACTACCCTAAGCTGGACAATATCACCAATAACATGACAGAGGTGTAGAATGCCAAGATAGTACACTATAGGGGAAAACCTATCCTCACAATGCTAGAGGAGCTCAGATGTTACATTATGTGAAGGATGGCACAACACAAAAAGGCCCTAATCATGTACACTGGTGTAGTTGCTCTTGTACAACAAAAAAGGATG is from Arachis ipaensis cultivar K30076 chromosome B01, Araip1.1, whole genome shotgun sequence and encodes:
- the LOC107638927 gene encoding pathogenesis-related protein 2, whose protein sequence is MAVFTFEDEITSTVPPAKLYNAMKDADSITPKIIDDVKSVEIVEGNGGPGTIKKLTIVEDGETKFILHKVEAIDEANYAYNYSVVGGVALPPTAEKITFETKLVEGPNGGSIGKLSVKFHSKGDAKPDEEAMKKGKAKGEALFKAIEGYVLANPALY